Proteins found in one Brachypodium distachyon strain Bd21 chromosome 5, Brachypodium_distachyon_v3.0, whole genome shotgun sequence genomic segment:
- the LOC100831612 gene encoding protein PYRICULARIA ORYZAE RESISTANCE 21, whose product MSILVITVDLDCCRCKKKIEKVLECLKEDYCIEKIEYEDKNNKVIVRGKFDAEKLRKKICSKACKVVTEIIIVPEWPPKKPAEPEKKPDPRPCKCCCKCEPEKKPEPKPCKCSCKCEPEKKPEPKPCKCSCKCEPEKKPVPKPCKCCCKCEPEKKPDPPKPIYKAVPYPYPVPYPMQCQNTPWWSCPPQQPCHCCPKPPAPTPTPPTEPPPPPPPPCSCNNKPPTWPPCNCRPPIWPPPICFEDNQPAEACSIM is encoded by the exons ATGAGTATACTGGTGATCACCGTAGACTTGGATTGCTGCCGCtgcaagaagaagatcgagaaagTCTTGGAGTGCCTCAAag AGGATTACTGCATCGAGAAGATCGAGTACGAGGACAAGAACAACAAGGTGATCGTCCGCGGCAAGTTCGACGCCGAGAAGCTCCGCAAGAAGATCTGCTCCAAGGCCTGCAAGGTCGTCACGGAGATCATCATCGTCCCCGAATGGCCGCCAAAAAAACCAGCCGAACCTGAGAAGAAACCTGATCCCAGACCATGCAAATGCTGCTGCAAATGCGAACCTGAGAAGAAGCCTGAACCCAAACCATGCAAATGCAGCTGCAAATGCGAGCCCGAGAAGAAACCTGAACCCAAACCATGCAAATGCAGCTGCAAGTGCGAGCCTGAGAAGAAACCTGTTCCCAAACCATGCAAATGCTGCTGCAAGTGCGAACCTGAGAAGAAGCCTGATCCGCCGAAACCAATATACAAGGCCGTGCCTTACCCGTACCCTGTCCCGTACCCAATGCAGTGCCAGAACACGCCGTGGTGGAGCTGCCCGCCGCAGCAGCCATGTCACTGCTGCCCCAAGCCACCGGCGCCGACCCCAACTCCGCCAacggagccgccgccaccgccgccgccgccgtgcagcTGCAATAATAAACCGCCCACCTGGCCGCCGTGCAACTGCAGGCCGCCGatctggccgccgccgatATGTTTCGAGGACAACCAGCCGGCCGAAGCATGCTCCATCATGTGA